In a single window of the Elaeis guineensis isolate ETL-2024a chromosome 8, EG11, whole genome shotgun sequence genome:
- the LOC105061451 gene encoding casparian strip membrane protein 2-like: MDERMGQYDGNQVPPNGIDFKRGKSQKKLGKRFFVIGNAMAAGYLVLSLPFSIISICWPQAVGLWLLLLIFDTVMVGLTTAAASAAAAIVYLAHTGSKKANWVAICLRFDGFCQHISGAVVVSFVAVVLFMVLVVMSALAMRKH, encoded by the exons atggatgaaaggatgggtcaatacGACGGTAATcaggtacctccgaatggcatcgattTCAAGCGAGGAAAAAgccaaaagaagctcggcaagcg GTTCTTTGTGATTGGGAATGCGATGGCAGCAGGCTACCTTGTCCTCTCCCTTCCCTTCTCCATCATCAGCATTTGTTGGCCACAAGCAGTCGGTCTATGGCTTTTGCTCCTTATCTTTGACACT GTAATGGTAGGCCTGACTACGGCTGCTGCCTCCGCAGCTGCGGCGATCGTTTATTTGGCTCACACTGGGAGCAAGAAAGCAAATTGGGTTGCTATCTGCCTACGCTTTGATGGGTTTTGCCAACATATTAGTGGTGCAGTTGTGGTCTCATTTGTTGCAGTAGTCCTCTTCATGGTCTTGGTTGTGATGTCTGCTCTTGCTATGAGGAAGCATTAG